The region CGTCACCCGAACGTTCTCTGGGTCCCGGTCACCCATCTCGGCGCCACGGCGAAGGTCCGCCAGCCGCTCGCACATCCCGTCGGGCGTGAAGGTCAACGCGTGCCAGCCGTCGGCAAACCGGCCAGCGAGCTCCACCGCTTTCGGGCCCATGCCGGCCGCGTCGACCGGCGGGGCTGGCTCCGGGGCGTCACAGCGCAGTCGGAACCCCGAGAGGTCGAAGTGGTCGCCGGCGTACTCCACAGGCTCACCGGAAAGTACCTGTTTGATAATCTCGACCGTCTCGCGTGTCTGCCGGAGTGGTTGCGTGAACGGCTGGCCGTGCCAGTTCTCGATGACGGCCGGGCCGGAAGGGCCGATCCCCAGCCGAAAGCGGCCGTCACTCGCTTCCTGCAACGTCGCGGCGGTCTGGCCCAGCAGCGCGGGCGACCGTGAGTAGACGTTGACGATGCTGGTGCCGAGTTCGACCGTCTCGGTCCGCTCTGCGGCAAGTGAGAGCATCGTGACCGCATCACGGCCCCACGTCTCGGGGAGCCAGACGCGTTCGTAGCCTGCGGCCTCGGCGTCGACGGCGAGCGAGACCACGTCGTCGAGCGAGGGCTGGGCAGCGACCGGGAGCGACAGCTCCATTGCAGCGTCCATGCTACCGACTCACACCGGTCCGAAAAAAGGGTTGTCGAGTCGGTTCGAGCGGTCAGTCGTGGCGGCCGGCCAGCAGCGCGGCGCCAGCGAGTGCGAGCACCGCGACGACGGCACCGAAGCCGGGGCCATCCGTGCTCGTCGTTTCGGTAGACTCAGCGGCGTTCCTGCCGTCAGTCGCCGTCGTGGTTTCCTGTGTCGCGGTGGCGGTGGTGGTGGCCGTCTGCTGGGCCACGGTCTCGCCGCTCCAGGACTGGTTCAGCGCGGCCGTCCCCTCGGCGGAGACGGTGATGGTGTAGGCCTGCTCGGCGTCGAACGTGAAGAAGGAGAACGGGACCGTCGCGGTGCCGTCGGCCTGCACGGTCGCCTGCGAGGTCGTGCCGGTCTCGGCGTTGGCCTCGGTCAGCGTGAACAGCAGCGAGGTGCCCGGCGCGAGCGTCGAGGTCACGTCAGGTCACCGAGAGCGTCGGCTTCGGTGGGCGCCGTCGCGGTCGCCACAGGAGCGACCGCAGAGAGCAGTACAAGAGCAGCAGCGAACAATGTGAGTTTTCGAGTGGACATAGGTGTAGCGCAGTCCGGCGCACGGTCGGGCTCCCCACCATCCCACCCGTCGGTGGCGGATGGAGCAGGTTCGACGCCACTCAGGACGCGTACTCGGTGTGGAGGGCGAGCAGTCGCGGCGCGGACGTGGACCAGTGTAACCCGGCCTCTGTCTATCGATTACTGAGAATGAACGTAACCCTATCCTTCCGGTGCCGGCAGATACAGGGCGGGCCCGTCCGACCCACGACCATGACGCTGTTCTGGCACCGGCGGGACCTTCGCGTGAGCGACAACCGGGGGCTCGCCGCGGCCGCCGAGGACGGGCCAGTCCTCCCGGTGTTCGTCTTCGACGACGAGGTGCTTACCCATGGGAGCGACGTTCGGGTTCGGTTCATGCTCGACGCGCTGGCCGCCCTGCGCGAGCAGTACCGCGAGCGCGGGAGCGACCTCGTCGTTGCGCAGGGCGACCCCGCGACAGTGTTGCCCGCGCTTGCGGCGGCTGCCGACGCGGAGTCCATCCACTGGAACGAAGACTATTCGATGCTCTCGCGGGAGCGCGACGCGCGGGTCCGCCTCGCGCTCGAACGCGCGGATGTGGCCCGTGAGAGTCACCACGACGGCCAACTCCACGAACCGGGGACGATTCGGACGAACCAGGGCGACCCCTACTCAGTGTACACCTACTTCTGGAAGAAGTGGCGCGACCGTGAGAAGCCGGACCCGTTTCCAGCACCCGAGCCAGCGGACCTGACCGACGCCAACGAACTGGGCGTCGACACGCTCACCGGCACCGCCACTGATGGCGAAAAACTGGACTCGGTGCTCCGAGCGGGGCTTCCCACTATCGAGGAACTCGGCTTCACGGAGCCGACAGCCGAGCTTCGGGAGGCCGGGACCGAAGCCGCCCGGGAGCGACTCAGAACTTTCCGCGAGGAGGCAATTTTTCAGTACGATTCGGACCGCGACTACCCGGCCAAAGACGGCAGTTCGCGGCTCTCCGAGCAGATTCGGTTCGGCACCATCGGCCTGCGGGAACTGTACGCCGAGACCGAGGCGGCGATGCGGGAAGCCCGGTCCCGCGACGAAGGCGAGGAAGGGTCCGACGCCCAGGACAACGTCGAGGCGTTCCAGTCCCAGTTGGCCTGGCGGGAGTTCTACACCCAGGTGCTCTTTTTTACCCCCCACGTGGTGACGGAGAACTACAAATCGTACGAGGAGGGACTCGAGTGGCGCGAAGACGAAGAGGCACTCGAGGCCTGGAAAGCCGGGAAAACGGGCTACCCCATCGTCGACGCCGGGATGCGACAGCTTCGGGCGGAGGCGTGGATGCACAATCGCCTCCGGATGATCGTCGCCTCCTTCCTCACGAAGGACCTGCTGCTGGACTGGCGGGAGGGCTACGCACACTTCCGAGAGAAACTGGCCGACCACGACACCGCCAACGACAACGGCGGCTGGCAGTGGGCCGCCTCGACGGGGACCGACGCCCAACCGTACTTCCGTATCTTCAACCCCACAACACAGGGAGAACGCTACGACGCAGACGCGGAGTACATCAAAGAGTACGTCCCAGAACTCCGCGACCTCGAGGCCGACGAGATTCACGGCTGGGTGGACCTGAGCGACGAGGAACGTGCAGCGCTGGCTCCGGAGTATCCCGCCCCCATCGTCGACCACGGAGCGCGACGGGAGGAGGCACTAGCGATGTTCAAGCGGGCGCGGGGTGAGGACCCACAGGAGACGTAGGAGAACGGAGCCGGTTCTCACCCGTGTGTCGCGGTGTCCGTCGTCCCCAGAATCGTCTCACAGTGAGGACACTGCCAGACGACTGGCTCGCCCCAATCGGCGTCGATAAATGCACGTTCGAGTTTGCGAACCTCCCGCTCACAAGACGGACAGAGAGCCATGAAACCAACTGACAGGGCCCCAAAAATAACCGTTTCCATGCCACTACCGCCACTTGGCTGCAGGCGCCGGTGTGCTTTTCCACGCGCCGCCCAACCCCCTACCATGACAACAGCTATCGATATCCTGCTTTACGAGGAGTTCGACGAACTCGACGCGATTGGGCCGTTCGAGGTGTTTCAGACCGCCGCGAGCGCCGGTGCGGACTGTTCGGTCTCGCTTGTCACCCACGAGCACCAAGAGCGAGTAACCGCCAGCCACGGCCTCGATGTTGGCGTCGACGGCCAGCTCGCGGCCCCTGGTGACGCCGACGCCCCAGATATCCTGGTGGTTCCCGGCGGGGGCTGGTCGGGCGAAGGCGAACAAGGCGTCCGGCGGGAGTACGACTCCGGGGACCTCCCCGAGGAGATTAGCGCTCACCACGCGGCGGGCACCACCATCGCCTCAGTCTGTACAGGTGCAATGTTGCTCGAACGAGCGGGAATTCTCCGCGATGGGCCGGCCATCACGCACAAATCCGCCATCGAGGACCTCGAAGCCGCGGGCGTGAAGGTCCTCGACCGCCGGGTGATAGACACCGGACAGGTCATCACGGCCGGCGGCGTCACCAGCGGGCTGGACCTCGCGCTTCACCTTGTCAAGCGAGAGTTCGGTGAAGCCATCGCCGATGACGTGGCGACGGTGCTCGAGTACGAACCGAGCGACGAAATCCTGGTTCGCCGCCAGCGGTAGGGGTAGGGCCAACCGTTCGAACCTCCACAAATGAACCAGCCACCCGCCTAGCGATCAGCAGTCGGACCCGCTTTCCTCACTCCCGCAGAATCATCACCCAGACCACGACGGCAGCGATGGCCGCCAGCCCCGCCGTGAGCGTCCATCCCGTGTCGTAGCCGGTGGCGTCGACGACGAGCCCGAACAGCGGCGGCGCCGAGAGGCCGCCGAGATTGATGGCGGTCTGCCCGCCGGCGGTCGCCGCGCCCACCTCGTCGTCGTCGACGAGTGCAGTCATGGTCGCGTAGTAGACACCGGGGAAGCCGAGGATGAACAATCCCAGGAAGGCGAACGCGGCCCACGAGACAGCCTGCGAGTCGGCGGCGACGACGGCGAGGAAGCCAACCGCGGCGAGTGCGGCCTGCACGGTGAGGACAATTGCAGGCCCGCGTTCTGGACGGCCCGGGAGGCGGTCCGCGATTTCTCCACCAACCAGCCGGCCCGCGCTGCCCGTGAGTTGGACCGTCGCGAGAACCCCACCCGCGACGCCAGCGGCGGCGCCAACGGATTCGGTAACGTGAAGCACCACGTAGCCCGTCGTGGTGAAGACGGCCGCGCCAAGAAAGAGGCCGGAGACGACCAACCCCCGGTAGGAGGGGTCGTCGAGCAGCCCCCGAACGTCGGGGAACGAGAGGTTGCCGCCGCCGGGTTTGCCCTCGTAGCGCCACGCGGTCACGCCGGCGACGACCACAGCCACCCCCGCGGCGACGAGGAAGCCTGCTTGCCAGCCGAAGCGGGTGGCAGCGATGCGGGTGACCAGCAGTGCCGCGATGGCGCTGCCGACGGTGACGCCGACCTGTTTGACGTTCATCGCCAGCGCCTCTCGGCCCTCGGGAGCGACAACGACGGCTGCACGGTTGGTGGCCGGCATCGCGGCTGCGTAGGCCAGCCCGACGGCGATGAGTGCGAGCAGCAGCATCGGGAACGTCGGCGCCAACCCAACGAGTGCGGTCCCGCCCGCGAGCGCGAGGAGGCCGTAGACCATCAACGGGCGCTCGCCGAAGGCGTCGGCGGCGGCGCCCGTCCCGAACAGCAAGAGCGTGTATCCCACCATCACCGCGGTCACGGTGAGGCCGGTCACCGCACGGGAGACGCCGAAGGTGTCGCGGACGAACGCGGTGGCGGCGAATATCGTGTAAAAACAGAGGCTGGCGGTGGTCTGCCAGCCCGTCACGAGCGAGATACCGCGCCACGACATTACCGGCTCTCTGCACCCAGGACGTAAGTGGGTGACTCTTCCGGAACCCGGCCGCAGGCGAGGGGGACAGCGGGAGCCTCGTGTGCCATTCGATATCATTCGTTTCACCAACCTTTAACATGAACCGCTCCGCAGTATCTGTCGGGTGAATTCATTATGAGCGATTACGAACTTCCGCCGCTTCCATACGAGTATGACGCGCTCGAACCGTCCATCAGTGAACAGGTGCTGACCTGGCACCACGATACGCACCACCAGGGCTACGTGAACGGCTGGAACAGTGCAGAGGAGACCCTCGCGGAGAACCGCGAGTCGGGTGAGTTCGACTCCTCAGCCGCCGCCATCCGCAACGTGACCCACAACGGTTCGGGTCACATCCTCCACGACCTGTTCTGGCAGAACATGGGCCCCAACGGTGGCGACGAGCCCTCCGGGGCGCTCGCCGACCGAATCGCCGAGGACTTCGGCAGCTACGACGCCTGGAAGGGCGAGTTCGAGGCTGCTGGCGGCGCCGCCGGTGGCTGGGCGCTGCTGGTCTACGACAGCTACAGTAACCAGCTCCGCAACGTCGTGGTGGACAAGCACGACCAGGGCGCACTCTGGGGCAGCCACCCCATTCTCGCGCTGGACGTCTGGGAGCACTCCTACTACTACGACTACGGACCGGCCCGTGGCGACTTCATCGACGCGTTCTTCGAGGTTGTTGACTGGGAAGAGTCCCAAGCCCGCTTCGAGCAGGCAACGGAACTCTTCGAATAACGGAGAAGACGGACACGCAGACAGAACGCGCCGACCGTTCTCGATTTTCTTTCGTCGCTTCACGATATCGGTAGCGTTTACGCCGCCGCTGTCCAATCCGGCGTATGCCACGCGCCAAAGCCGACTTCGGGACGCTCCACCCCTGTGATTTCTACACACCCGATGAGCTCCTCGAAGAAGAGCAGATGTACACCGTCTACGAGATCGCCCGGATGCTGCAGGGGCTCGAACCCGAGGCTGAAATCGACGAGGAGACGGAAGCGGTGCTACTGGACTGGGCAGTGCCCTGGGTGATGAACAACTCAGCGGAGCTCGTCGTCGCGGAACCGCCCGCCGACACCGACCCGGGCTACTACGGGCTGAAACGCGGCACGGACCTCGCGGACGACTGACGGGCGAGTTGCGTTTCTGCGTCCATTCGTCGGTTGCTCCTCCTGCGACATTCGTTCTTCGAGCACAGGAGCCGTGGATGCACCAACGCGGCTCACCAGAGCGCGAGTACAAGTGGGGGGAATTATGACCGAGCACGCCTCCTTTCTCTCCATGCACGTCGAAGTTCTCGAAGCGACGGACGACCCGGAGGAACTGATCTGCCAAGCCGCCCGAAACGATTACGCTTCCCAGTTTGTCGGCGACACCGAGTTCGAGGAACTGATGGAGACCGTTGACGGCGACGACCTCGAGGAGAAGATGGGGACGCTCATCGGCCACCTGCTGAGTCACGGCCACTACGGCCCCTTCGAGCACGCCCAGATTACCTTCGCCGTCGAGGGGATGTCCCGGTCGTGTATGGCCCAACTCACCCGCCACCGTCACGTCTCCTTCGACGTTCAGAGCATGCGCTACGTCGCCTTCGACGATATCGACCCCGCAGAGGTCGTCGACGGCGGCATGGTCGTGATGCCTCCCTCTGCGGACGATCCGGACTGGATCGGCCGGAACCAGAAGAGCGGCGCCGTCGACGAGGAGACCGTCGAGAAGCGCGAGGTGCTCTTCCGGAGTTCGGTCCAGCGCTCCGTCGAGGAGTATCAGGAGCTGCTGGACCTCGGGATGCCGCCCGAGGACGCGCGGTTTGTCCTTCCGATTGGGACGGGAGTGAACGTTGTGATGAGCCTGAACGTGCGGACCCTGATGCACGTCGCGGACATGCGCGCGGCCGCCGACGCCCAGTGGGAGATTCGCGGACTGACCGAACAGCTGCTCGACGCCGCCGAGGAATGGTGCCCAATCACCTTCGAATACTACAATGAGAAGATGAAAAACCGAAAGAATCGCCTCGCGCCCTGAATCGAGGCACCGTGATCCGGTAACACTCGCGTCAGCGAGCACTCAAGTCCCACGAGACCCTCCGTTGAGTATGAGCGACCCAACCCCCACGCCGGGGCTCCATCACGTGACTTGTATCGCGGGCGACCCACAGCAGAACATCGACTTCTGGGTCGAGACGCTCGGCCTTCGGCTGGTCAAGCAGTCCGTCAATCAGGACGACCCGAGCACCTACCACTTCTTCTTCGCCGACGCGGAGGGAACGCCTGGGACGAGCATGACGTTCTTCCCGCACGCGAACGCCGGTCAAGGAAAAGTCGGCTCCGGGCAGGTCTCCCGAACGGCCTTCCGCGTTCCCGAGGGAACTTTGGACTACTGGGAGTCCCGGTTCGACGAGTACGGCGTCGAGTACGACGAGCGCATCGAGCGCTTCGGCGAGACCGTCCTCCAGTTCGAGGACCCCGACGGTCTCCCAGTCGAACTGGTGGAAGTCGAGGTGTCAGAGGACGACCCGACGGTGCCGTGGACCGAGTTCGTCCCCGAAGAACACGCGATCCGCGGCTTCCACTCCGTAACGCTTTGGCTGGCCGATCCCGAGCCGACCCACGAACTCCTCGAGAAGATGGGACTCGAGAACGTTGGCACCGAGCAGGCACAGGGTGACACTCCCGGCGACCAGCGAACGCGGTTCGAAGCGAGCGGACCGGTCGGGAAGTACGTCGACGTGCTCCCCACGGTCAGCGGCGGCCGGCAGGGCGCTGGTACGGTCCATCACGTTGCGTTCCAGACGCCGACCGACGAGGAACAGGAGGCGATGCGGACGATGGTCAGCCGCGAGGGGCTGCGTCCCAGTGGCCAGATCGATCGCCACTGGTTCCGCTCGGTCTACTTCCGTGAACACAGCGGCGTACTCTTCGAGCTCGCGACGAAGGAGCCGGGGTACACCACCGATGAGCCACTCGAGGACCTCGGCGGTCACCTCGTGCTCCCGGGCAAGTTTGAGTCCCGACGCGAGCAGATCGAGGCCGGCCTGCCCGACGTGACGGTTCCAGAGCCCGAAACCGCAGAAGCCGACGACTGAGCAGTTCCCGAGGGGTCTCCACCATCTATTCCACTGAAGCGGTCGAAGGGCGGGTATGCGACGCCTCGCTCTCGTGCTGCTCGTCCTCCTCGCCGGCTGTGCCAGCGCTGTCCCGGTGACGGACGCACCGGCGAACGGCACCGATACTGCCGCGCCTGGGGTCGACACCACCGCTCGCACCGTCGACGCCCCGCCCTCCGCGACACCGAAGGAAGGAGCGCTCACTGCAGAAGTCGTCGAAGTCGTCGACGGCGATACGATGAAGGTGGTGTTCGAGAACGGGAGCCGTGAGACAATCCGCCTGCTCGGCGTCGACACGCCGGAAGTCCACACCGAGAACAGTCCCGACGAGTTCGAGGGAGTCCCCGAGACGGAGGCGGGACGGAACTGCCTCCGAAAATGGGGCGAACAGGCCAGTTCCGTTGCGAAGGAGCGCCTGCTCGGGGAGACGGTCACGCTGAGTTTCGACGCAAACGAGCCACGGCGAGGCTACTACGGCCGGCTCCTGGTCTACCTCCACGTCGACGGCGGCTCGTTCAACTACGCGCTCATCACCAACGGCCTCGCACGAGTCTACGACTCCCAGTTCGAGTACCGTGACCGGTACGACACCGCGGAGTCGGCCGCGATGGATGCAAATGTCGGGCTCTGGGCCTGCCGTGAGGGTGGAGCGGGGTCGACGCCGACAGCCACCGGAACCGAGCTCATCGCTGACGGCGGCATTCCGCTGCGCATCAGCGAAATCCACGCCGATGCCGAGGGTGACGACCGGGAGAACCTCAACGACGAGTACGTCGTTCTGAAGAACACCGGCGACGAGCAACTGGACCTCTCGAGGTTCACTGTGACCGACGAGGCTGACAAACGGTACACGTTCCCCGACGGGACCACGCTCGCTGCGGGCGAGACACTCACGCTCCACACGGGAAGCGGGACGGATGGCGATGGCGACTACTACTGGAGCGCGGGCAGCCCTGTGTGGAACAACGGCGGCGACACCGTGACTGTTCGGACTGCGAGCGGTGAACTGGTCGCCGAGAAATCGTACTGATGGGTGTTCTGCGTGGCTACCTCCGGTTTCAGGTCGCCGTCGTTGCCGCGGTAGCGATAGCCGTGGGGGCGCTCGCGGTGGTCACGTCCACGGGCGGCGGCCTGACGGGACTGTTGGCGCTGATGGGACTCCTACTGGGGAGTTTCGCGGTTCTCGCGGTGCTGCTGGCGCTGCGCTGAGATAGGAAAGCGGCTCAGTCGTCGCCGACAGCGCCGTCTTCCTCCGCAGGGTGCTCGTCGGGTGCAGGGGGGTCGCCGTGGTCTCCCGCCGGCCGGACGCGCACGCTCGCGACTTTGTACTCCGGAATCCCGCTCGTCGGGTCGAAGGACTCCTGGGTCAGCGTGTTGACAGCGCCGGCGGCGAAATGCATCGGGACGAACACCACGCCCTCGCCGGGACGGTCCGTGACCGTCGCCTTGACCGTAATCTCGCCGCGGCGGGACTCGACAGTGACGTACTCGCCGTCAACGATGCCGAGCGTCGCCGCAGTTTTCGGGTGAATCTCGACGAATGACTCACCCACGTGGCTCATCAGCCCCTCGACGCGTCGGGTGATGGTGCCGGTGTGCCAGTGATAGAGCACGCGGCCGGAGGTCATCGTGAGCGGGTATTCCTCGTCGGTGAGTTCGGTGGGTCGGCCCATGTCGGCGGGAACGAACCGCGCTTTTCCGTCCTCGAAGTTGAAGCCGTCCTCGTAGAGGAATCTGGTGCCGGGGTCGTCCTCGTCACGGCAGGGCCACTGGAGCCCGCCCGCTTCCTCGAGCCTACCGTGGCTGATACCGCCGTAGATTGGGGTGAGTTCCGCGATCTCGTCCATGATTTCGGCCGGGTCGTCGTACGCCCATGACTCACCCATGCGGTTGGCGAGCGACTGGACGATTTCCCAGTCCTGTCGCGCCTTGCCCGGCGGGTCGCGCGCCTGCCCGACAAGTTGGACGCGGCGCTCGGTGTTGGTGAAAGTCCCCTCCTTCTCGACGAACGTCGCTGCCGGCAGCACCACGTCGGCGTACTCCGCCGTCTCAGTGAGGAATATGTCCTGCACCGCGAGGAAGTCGAGTGACTCCAAGGCCTGTTCGGCGTGGGCGATATCCGGCTCCGAGAGCGCCGGGTTCTCGCCCATGACGAACATCCCTCTGATGCCGTCGCCGGCCTCCGCGAACATCTCGGGGACCTTCAGCCCGGGTTCGTCGGGCGGGCGGGTGCCCCATGCCTCCTCGAAGGTGTCGAGCACCTCGGGGTCCGTGAGGTCCTGATAGCCCGGGAGACTGCCCGGGAGGGTGCCCATGTCACCGCCGCCGCCCTGCACGTTGTTGTGGCCGCGGAACGGCGAGAGTCCCGAATTTGGCGTGCCGAGTTGGCCCGTCACGAGCGCGAGATTCGCCATCGCGAGCACGTTCGCCGTGCCGTGAGAATGCTGAGTCAGCCCCATTGCCCAGCCGAACACCACGCTGTCGGCAGTCGCGATCCGCTCGGCAGTCGCTTTGAGGTCCTCGGGAGCGACACCCGCCAAGCGTTCGACCTCCTTGGGCGTGAACGGCTGGACCTTCTCCACCAGCGCCTCGAAATTCTTGGTGTGGTCCGCGATGAACGCCTCGTTGTGGAGGTCGTGCTCGATGATGTAGCGCGTCAGTCCGTTGAGCCACGCGATGTCGTAGCCCGGCTCCGTGCGGACGTAGCGGTTGGCGTGCTCGGCGATGCCGGTCTTCCGGGGGTCGTAGACAAAGAGGTCCGCGCCGTCGTCGACGTTACGCTTGATGCGCGTCGCGAGCACGGGGTGGCTCTCGGTCGTGTTCGAGCCGGTGATGAGGTAGCAGTCGGTGTTGGCCACGTCGTCGCCGCTGTTGGACATGGCGCCGTATCCGACTGTCTGCTGGAGCGCCGCCACCGTCGAGGAGTGACAGAGCCGCGCGCAGTTGTCGACGTTCTTCGTTCCCAGCGCCGTGCGTGCGAACTTCTGGAGCAGGTAATCTTCCTCGTTCGTACATTTCGAGGAGGCCAGCGTGCCCACCGCGTCCGTGCCGTACTCGGCCTGAATTCCCGAAAGCTCCGACGCGACTCGGTCGAGCGCCTTGTCCCACGATGTGGGCTTGAGTTCGCCGTTTTTCCGGACGAGCGGCCTCCTGAGGCGCCCCTCGCTGTCGAGGAAGTCGTAGGCGAACTTCCCCTTCACACAGGTAGAGAAGTCGTTCATCGGCGCGGACTCCTCGTCCGTGGGCCGGACCCCAAGCACCTCGTCGTCCTTGGTGTGGACTTCGAACCGGCAGCCGACCGAGCAGTAGCCGCAGGTGGTCTCGGTCTTCTCGACGTCTTTCAGCCGGTAGTCTGCGACGCGTTCGGCGACGTCGAAGAGCATCCCCTCGGGCATCGTCGAGGCCGCCACGTCCTCGGCCATATGTTCGGCCTGCTTGAGCGCGCGCTCGCTCCCCTCGCGGGCGGCGCGGCGGGCCTTGGCCATGAACCGGGCGACGCCGCTCTTGCCGTTC is a window of halophilic archaeon DL31 DNA encoding:
- a CDS encoding 5,10-methylenetetrahydromethanopterin reductase (KEGG: hma:rrnAC0239 N5N10-methylenetetrahydromethanopterin reductase~PFAM: Luciferase-like, subgroup), encoding MDAAMELSLPVAAQPSLDDVVSLAVDAEAAGYERVWLPETWGRDAVTMLSLAAERTETVELGTSIVNVYSRSPALLGQTAATLQEASDGRFRLGIGPSGPAVIENWHGQPFTQPLRQTRETVEIIKQVLSGEPVEYAGDHFDLSGFRLRCDAPEPAPPVDAAGMGPKAVELAGRFADGWHALTFTPDGMCERLADLRRGAEMGDRDPENVRVTLSLPCCALEDAEQARSLARQHLAFYIGGMGTFYRDALARQGHADTAEQIYDAWQAGERGTAVAAIDPLLDDLAAVGSPEHARERLAAFGDIDGVDAVSVSFPRGADAEEIETTMAALAPDA
- a CDS encoding hypothetical protein (KEGG: hbo:Hbor_23100 hypothetical protein), whose amino-acid sequence is MTSTLAPGTSLLFTLTEANAETGTTSQATVQADGTATVPFSFFTFDAEQAYTITVSAEGTAALNQSWSGETVAQQTATTTATATQETTTATDGRNAAESTETTSTDGPGFGAVVAVLALAGAALLAGRHD
- a CDS encoding Deoxyribodipyrimidine photo-lyase (KEGG: hvo:HVO_2911 deoxyribodipyrimidine photolyase~PFAM: DNA photolyase, FAD-binding/Cryptochrome, C-terminal; DNA photolyase, N-terminal), coding for MTLFWHRRDLRVSDNRGLAAAAEDGPVLPVFVFDDEVLTHGSDVRVRFMLDALAALREQYRERGSDLVVAQGDPATVLPALAAAADAESIHWNEDYSMLSRERDARVRLALERADVARESHHDGQLHEPGTIRTNQGDPYSVYTYFWKKWRDREKPDPFPAPEPADLTDANELGVDTLTGTATDGEKLDSVLRAGLPTIEELGFTEPTAELREAGTEAARERLRTFREEAIFQYDSDRDYPAKDGSSRLSEQIRFGTIGLRELYAETEAAMREARSRDEGEEGSDAQDNVEAFQSQLAWREFYTQVLFFTPHVVTENYKSYEEGLEWREDEEALEAWKAGKTGYPIVDAGMRQLRAEAWMHNRLRMIVASFLTKDLLLDWREGYAHFREKLADHDTANDNGGWQWAASTGTDAQPYFRIFNPTTQGERYDADAEYIKEYVPELRDLEADEIHGWVDLSDEERAALAPEYPAPIVDHGARREEALAMFKRARGEDPQET
- a CDS encoding ThiJ/PfpI domain-containing protein (PFAM: ThiJ/PfpI~KEGG: hvo:HVO_2912 PfpI-ThiJ-DJ-1 superfamily protein); the encoded protein is MTTAIDILLYEEFDELDAIGPFEVFQTAASAGADCSVSLVTHEHQERVTASHGLDVGVDGQLAAPGDADAPDILVVPGGGWSGEGEQGVRREYDSGDLPEEISAHHAAGTTIASVCTGAMLLERAGILRDGPAITHKSAIEDLEAAGVKVLDRRVIDTGQVITAGGVTSGLDLALHLVKREFGEAIADDVATVLEYEPSDEILVRRQR
- a CDS encoding major facilitator superfamily MFS_1 (PFAM: Major facilitator superfamily MFS-1~KEGG: hvo:HVO_0075 MFS permease); amino-acid sequence: MSWRGISLVTGWQTTASLCFYTIFAATAFVRDTFGVSRAVTGLTVTAVMVGYTLLLFGTGAAADAFGERPLMVYGLLALAGGTALVGLAPTFPMLLLALIAVGLAYAAAMPATNRAAVVVAPEGREALAMNVKQVGVTVGSAIAALLVTRIAATRFGWQAGFLVAAGVAVVVAGVTAWRYEGKPGGGNLSFPDVRGLLDDPSYRGLVVSGLFLGAAVFTTTGYVVLHVTESVGAAAGVAGGVLATVQLTGSAGRLVGGEIADRLPGRPERGPAIVLTVQAALAAVGFLAVVAADSQAVSWAAFAFLGLFILGFPGVYYATMTALVDDDEVGAATAGGQTAINLGGLSAPPLFGLVVDATGYDTGWTLTAGLAAIAAVVVWVMILRE
- a CDS encoding Manganese/iron superoxide dismutase (PFAM: Manganese/iron superoxide dismutase, C-terminal; Manganese/iron superoxide dismutase, N-terminal~KEGG: hvo:HVO_A0475 superoxide dismutase (Mn)), giving the protein MSDYELPPLPYEYDALEPSISEQVLTWHHDTHHQGYVNGWNSAEETLAENRESGEFDSSAAAIRNVTHNGSGHILHDLFWQNMGPNGGDEPSGALADRIAEDFGSYDAWKGEFEAAGGAAGGWALLVYDSYSNQLRNVVVDKHDQGALWGSHPILALDVWEHSYYYDYGPARGDFIDAFFEVVDWEESQARFEQATELFE
- a CDS encoding hypothetical protein (KEGG: nmg:Nmag_0458 hypothetical protein), yielding MPRAKADFGTLHPCDFYTPDELLEEEQMYTVYEIARMLQGLEPEAEIDEETEAVLLDWAVPWVMNNSAELVVAEPPADTDPGYYGLKRGTDLADD
- a CDS encoding Thymidylate synthase thyX (PFAM: Thymidylate synthase ThyX~TIGRFAM: Thymidylate synthase ThyX~HAMAP: Thymidylate synthase thyX~KEGG: hje:HacjB3_07690 thymidylate synthase ThyX), which produces MTEHASFLSMHVEVLEATDDPEELICQAARNDYASQFVGDTEFEELMETVDGDDLEEKMGTLIGHLLSHGHYGPFEHAQITFAVEGMSRSCMAQLTRHRHVSFDVQSMRYVAFDDIDPAEVVDGGMVVMPPSADDPDWIGRNQKSGAVDEETVEKREVLFRSSVQRSVEEYQELLDLGMPPEDARFVLPIGTGVNVVMSLNVRTLMHVADMRAAADAQWEIRGLTEQLLDAAEEWCPITFEYYNEKMKNRKNRLAP
- a CDS encoding Glyoxalase/bleomycin resistance protein/dioxygenase (PFAM: Glyoxalase/bleomycin resistance protein/dioxygenase~KEGG: hvo:HVO_2662 dioxgenase), encoding MSDPTPTPGLHHVTCIAGDPQQNIDFWVETLGLRLVKQSVNQDDPSTYHFFFADAEGTPGTSMTFFPHANAGQGKVGSGQVSRTAFRVPEGTLDYWESRFDEYGVEYDERIERFGETVLQFEDPDGLPVELVEVEVSEDDPTVPWTEFVPEEHAIRGFHSVTLWLADPEPTHELLEKMGLENVGTEQAQGDTPGDQRTRFEASGPVGKYVDVLPTVSGGRQGAGTVHHVAFQTPTDEEQEAMRTMVSREGLRPSGQIDRHWFRSVYFREHSGVLFELATKEPGYTTDEPLEDLGGHLVLPGKFESRREQIEAGLPDVTVPEPETAEADD